The Macaca fascicularis isolate 582-1 chromosome 11, T2T-MFA8v1.1 genome includes a region encoding these proteins:
- the LOC102129315 gene encoding calcium release-activated calcium channel protein 1 isoform X2 translates to MVEVQLDADHDYPPGLLIAFSACTTVLVAVHLFALMISTCILPNIEAVSNVHNLNSVKESPHERMHRHIELAWAFSTVIGTLLFLAEVVLLCWVKFLPLKKQPGQPRPTSKPPASGAAANVSTSGITPGQAAAIASTTIMVPFGLIFIVFAVHFYRSLVSHKTDRQFQELNELAEFARLQDQLDHRGDHPLTPGSHYA, encoded by the coding sequence ATGGTGGAGGTGCAGCTGGACGCTGACCACGACTACCCGCCAGGGCTGCTCATCGCCTTCAGTGCCTGCACCACGGTGCTGGTGGCTGTGCACCTGTTTGCACTCATGATCAGCACCTGCATCCTGCCCAACATCGAGGCGGTGAGCAACGTGCACAACCTCAACTCGGTCAAGGAGTCCCCCCACGAGCGCATGCACCGCCACATCGAGCTGGCCTGGGCCTTCTCCACCGTCATCGGCACGCTGCTTTTCCTGGCCGAGGTCGTGCTGCTCTGCTGGGTCAAGttcttgcccctcaagaagcagCCAGGCCAGCCGAGGCCCACCAGCAAGCCCCCCGCCAGTGGTGCAGCCGCCAACGTCAGCACCAGCGGCATCACCCCGGGCCAGGCAGCCGCCATCGCCTCGACCACCATCATGGTGCCCTTCGGCCTGATCTTTATTGTCTTCGCCGTCCACTTCTACCGCTCACTGGTCAGCCATAAGACGGACCGACAGTTCCAGGAGCTCAACGAGCTGGCGGAGTTTGCTCGCTTACAGGACCAGCTGGACCACAGAGGGGACCACCCCCTGACGCCCGGCAGCCACTATGCCTAG